ATCCACCCATCTTGCCCATGTACTGAGTCCTTTCTCGTAAGCAACCATTGGATTCATGTTTGTGATGATACTATTTCCCTCCATGTAATAATCCCACctgaaattaatcacaaaaaccGCAGGTAAGGTAAAGGATGCCTACACTTATAAACACGTTTTCAGGTTGTCTGATAACCGGTGGCCGAACAAATCTTGGATAGAGTCTATACCATCTTAGAATTTTTTTCGAGTCTAACacatttttaaagtaaaagatCTCTCTACATATAAATACTTTTCCAAGTCATATCTAATAAATCAAATGTGGAACTTTTAAGATGATCAAATGACATCATTTGCTGATAATTAAATTATGGAAGAAAATAAATGATACTACATTCAATTGAAGTGGAAAACTAGAGAATGAGAAAGCTTTCTTACGAGCTTGTTTGACCAGAGTGAGTCCACCAATGAGCTGAATCAAACACAAGAATATCAACTCCTTTCCAATACATTGCATTCTCTTCAATCAAATCCAAATGTAGAATTCTCTTATTATTAGACCCTTTCTTCAGCTCCACTAATAGTGGTGCCCAAAAGAACTCAATTGATGTCTCAAAATCCTATAAGTGAACATGTAAGTAAGTAAAtcatttttagaattaaaaaattgtggAGATTTAGATTGATTAATGTCCTACCATAGCATTGAAGGACATTAAAGGACCATTATATGTCACCCTCTTCTTGTCAGTTGGAATAACTCCCTGAACTAAACATACAAGGGATTCCCATTGGTTTCTCATTATAGAATCACCCACCAACATTATTCTCTTTCCCCTCATTTTACCAAGAAACTTCAGTGCATCAAACCTGAACATGTCATCAACAAGTCAAAATTATCAACAGTATTAATATTCGTTTGTCtcaaattgtttattatttaataaatacattttttaataaaaaaaatttaggtaTCTTAATCTAATGTatattttctacctaactcctaCTAAAATAAGTATAACTAATTGTTTTGTCTTCAGACGTGTGCATTATCTTAAACAATAAGACTATtttccaataagtacattttcATACTAGCTATCAGCACAAGTTGTAGGTGTTTGAGCCTCTTAACCATTTGGTCGAGGGTTCGATTCGTAGCTAGAAAAACATATGTTAAGAGAGGTCAATCCCTTAAAATGATTTTAGTTATCTCGATAGATTAGTCTCTAAAATTACGCACAGAGAATACCTTGTTTACCCAAAAAGTACTAGCTAGGAAACAAGCAATAAGATATTGACGATGCAATACAAAAGcatacataagaaaacaaaagggTAACAATGTGAAAAATGCTTCATCATCACCTTGGGATGGAGCAACCAGATGGCTTCCACTTCCATTTCTCATAATCTGAATCTGGCCGTCCATTCTTTTGACAAGTAACTGCAGTGGTGAGATAAGGACAGTTGGAATCGTAAAGAGGGTAAGATTCATCAAAAACCCATTTTCCAACTGATAAGTCACATTTCTTCCATGAATCACTATAAGTTTGCACCATGTTGACATCTTCAGCTTCTTCAGAAGAAAGCCAGTTGGGCACATACCCTGGATTGATCAGTGATAATGTGCATTGGAACAAGCCTAGTAAGGTGCTGAGgaagaagaataagaagaaaaatgatagcAAATGAAGGTTTGGTTTTGCCATTGAAGAAGGCTAAAGTGAGAGCATAGTGATGGTTGTGAAGAAGTTTTGTAATTTAGAAGAGAAGGGCCTTCTTTAAAGTGTTTGATCAAGGCATGACTTACGGTGTTGTGGACCATGCAAATTATGTTACTTTTACTGATTGCCATTGATTGATGAGAAATCTCTGTAGCAATGAcacttttcttcctctttttacTGAGAACCTTTATTAATATTACTATATCAATCAAAATTGCTTCAACACATTAGCTGTTGATTTCAATATTCACAAATCCTCTAAATCATTTAGACCAAAAAGCATTAAACTGTCATAATCATTGATGGCAACTAACTTCGAACAATGTTTACTTGATAATACTACTAATTTTAAAATGCACAGTTGAAACCGATACAGTTCCATGcaaataaaagttttttaaataataatcctCACCATACCAGAAGGGATGCTGATGTTCTTCGTATTCCTGTTGGGGGGTTCAGAAGAACATACCTCCTTCAGCTTAATGCCATCTAGTTTATGGTAAATAGTTCCTTTGCAGAACTTAAAGAACTACAGTGTAGTATCACATCTACTGAAACTTTAGTATTGATTCCATGGGTCAACTATATTAGGCTACATGCAAGTGTATCTATCCATGCAAGCGTTGCAATGCAGTGCTGCTTGTTAGAGGAGTAATACAGTGGAATGTGGACAATTTTTCTGTTATGCAGAACTAAGCGAGAATTATCAGAAGCGTTGCAAAAAAACTATTGGCTGCGGCGTTACTTATCTGTAGGTTTGAACAAAATGTTATATATAGGGATCACTCCACAAGGTAAATGGACATGCCAAGTACTATGCAAGTGAAAAGAACTCTAaatcaaaatacataaaaaggaaagaattaaatttgttgaaaatatatttataatctttatatttattacatatcgtgtaaataaggataatatctcatatttaattttgtatttattgtctTTAGTCTATATAAAACCGACTCCattgtgtagttcagacacacgTTTCACCAtatttctctcattttctc
The genomic region above belongs to Cicer arietinum cultivar CDC Frontier isolate Library 1 chromosome 4, Cicar.CDCFrontier_v2.0, whole genome shotgun sequence and contains:
- the LOC101492200 gene encoding protein trichome birefringence-like 36, producing the protein MAKPNLHLLSFFFLFFFLSTLLGLFQCTLSLINPGYVPNWLSSEEAEDVNMVQTYSDSWKKCDLSVGKWVFDESYPLYDSNCPYLTTAVTCQKNGRPDSDYEKWKWKPSGCSIPRFDALKFLGKMRGKRIMLVGDSIMRNQWESLVCLVQGVIPTDKKRVTYNGPLMSFNAMDFETSIEFFWAPLLVELKKGSNNKRILHLDLIEENAMYWKGVDILVFDSAHWWTHSGQTSSWDYYMEGNSIITNMNPMVAYEKGLSTWARWVDLNLDPRKTRVVFRSMSPRHNRQNGWKCYNQRQPIQFFSHLHVPEPLVVLKGVVKRMRFPVYLQDITTMTAFRRDGHPSVYSKAISEEERQKQGTGISSDCSHWCLPGVPDIWNEMLNAWL